One segment of Procambarus clarkii isolate CNS0578487 chromosome 1, FALCON_Pclarkii_2.0, whole genome shotgun sequence DNA contains the following:
- the LOC123754285 gene encoding beta-1,4-galactosyltransferase 4, whose amino-acid sequence MESRRRYWPFKTLLSQCIMMADREKLEKYEHFLNNVLREDLRLVLENRDKLYEDIAAHSQLKQVIDCINEVPHEEGLRTQVDLGSNFYVQSHVPDVSRIYVNVGLGFHLELTLQEALTFIDKKLEILNAKLSESTKKSSKIKGQIKFVCEAIRELQGIPQTKLFDKFVFCNMEVRKIDASLKTVHVNVRKVWFLSIISNLMLWVLPLLLGKYTDVTFPYIAFNDITQELVGLIGSTGNNFNWCPVVSPYLQNTVTLLDNNVDSLSDEEILRNSEIQVGGCWKPNNCLSRYNVALIIPYRNRSLHLQKFLTYMHPFLNRQQLNYRIVVVEQTEGVDFNRAKLFNIGFVETLKLDQVDCFIFHDIDLLPQNDHNIYACTHHPRHMYSAVDTTRYHLQYRRLFGGAVAMQKVHFEKVNGFSNKFYGWGAEDDDMYNRIEKVGLSVIRFDPKVASYVMLPHSRVPPAEDRFDKLQNNDVSEDGLSSLSYHILDKKMRPLYTWFLVSC is encoded by the exons AGTGTATTATGATGGCTGACAGAGAGAAACTAGAAAAATATGAGCATTTCCTTAATAATGTTTTAAGAGAGGATTTAAG ACTTGTGCTTGAGAATCGTGACAAATTGTATGAAGATATAGCTGCCCACTCCCAGCTTAAGCAGGTTATTGATTGCATAAATGAAGTACCACATGAAGAAGGTTTACGTACACAAGTTGACCTTGGCTCAAACTTTTATGTTCAGTCCCATGT GCCAGATGTGTCACGCATTTATGTAAATGTTGGCTTAGGCTTTCATCTGGAACTGACTCTTCAAGAAGCACTGACATTTATTGACAAGAAACTTGAAATTTTGAATGCAAAGTTATCGGAATCCACAAAAAAGTCATCGAAAATCAAAGGGCAAATAAAATTTGTATGCGAGGCAATTAGAGAATTACAAGGAATTCCCCAAACTAAGCTT TTTGACAAATTTGTGTTCTGCAATATGGAAGTGAGAAAAATTGATGCGTCATTGAAAACTGTGCATGTCAATGTAAGAAAAGTTTGGTTTTTATCTATAATTTCGAATTTGATGTTATGGGTTTTGCCTTTATTGCTTGGAAAGTATACCGATGTAACATTCCCATATATTGCCTTCAATGATATTACGCAAGAGTTAGTGGGGCTCATAGGATCAACAGGAAACAATTTTAATTGGTGTCCTGTAGTGTCTCCTTACCTGCAAAACACTGTAACGCTACTGGACAACAACGTAGATTCCCTCTCAGATGAAGAAATTTTAAGGAATTCTGAAATACAAGTTGGTGGTTGTTGGAAACCAAATAACTGCCTTTCAAGATACAAT GTGGCATTAATAATTCCTTATCGCAACAGGAGTCTGCATCTACAAAAATTTTTGACTTACATGCATCCTTTCCTGAACAGGCAACAATTAAATTACAG GATTGTAGTTGTCGAGCAGACAGAAGGTGTCGATTTTAACCGCGCAAAGCTGTTCAATATTGGCTTTGTTGAAACTCTCAAGCTAGATCAAGTTGACTGCTTTATATTTCATGATATTGATCTGCTTCCACAAAATGACCATAATATATATGCCTGCACTCATCACCCAAGGCATATGTATTCAGCTGTTGATACCACAAG ATATCATCTTCAATACCGCCGTCTGTTTGGAGGAGCAGTTGCAATGCAGAAAGTACATTTTGAGAAAGTCAATggattcagtaataaattttatgGCTGGGGAGCTGAAGATGATGACATGTATAATAGAATTGAAAAGGTAGGACTGTCTGTTATCCGCTTTGATCCAAAAGTAGCATCTTATGTTATGCTGCCACACTCGCGTGTACCACCAGCAGAAGATCGTTTCGATAAGCTTCAAAATAACGATGTCAGTGAAGATGGGTTGTCCAGTCTATCATATCATATTCTCGATAAAAAGATGAGACCACTTTATACATGGTTTCTTGTTTCTTGTTAA